The genomic interval CCACCTCCACGGACCTCGACCAGGCGATGCACCTGGAACGCCGCGCCCACGGCTACCGCGTGCACTACGCCATCGCGGACGTGGCCGCGTTCGTGCGCCCCGGCGGCGCGCTCGACGCCGAGGCGCACCGCCGGGTGACCACGCTCTACTTCCCGGACGGCCGGGTGCCGCTCCACCCGGAGGTCCTGTCCGAGGACGCCGCCAGCCTGCTGCCCGGCCGGGTCCGCCCCGCGGTCCTGTGGGAGATCGACCTCGACCCGGAGGGCGCGGCGGTCGCGACCCGGGTGCGCAGGGCCCTCGTACGCAGCCGCGCCAAGCTCGACTACGCGGGCGTGCAGCGGCGGATCGACGCGGGCACCGCCGAGGAACCGCTCGCCCTGCTCCGGGACATCGGCACGCTGCGCGAGGAGCAGGAGGTGGCCCGGGGCGGGATCTCGCTCAACGTGCCCGAGCAGGAGATCACCGAGCACCACGGCACGTACGGCCTCGCCTACCGCGCCCCGCTCCCCGCCGACGGCTGGAACGCCCAGATCTCCCTGCTCACCGGCACGGCGGCGGCCCACCTCATGGCGGAGAGCGGCACCGGCATCCTGCGTACGCTGCCGGTCGCCCCGGACGGCGCGGTGGCCCGGCTCCGCCGCAGCGCCGAAGCCCTGCACATCGACTGGCCGCACCATGTCCCGTACGCCCGGCTGGTCCGCTCGCTCGACCCGGGCCGCACCGACCACGCGGCGTTCCTCCAGGACTGCACGACGCTGCTGCGCGGCGCGGGCTACACGGTCTTCGACGGCGGCGACCTGCCGGTCCCCGCCGTGCACGCGGCGGTGGCGGACCTGTACACCCACTGCACGGCACCGCTGCGCCGCCTCGTGGACCGTTACGCCTCCGAGCTGTGCGTCGCGGCCTGCGAGGACCGGGACCCGCCCGAATGGGTCCTGGCCGCCCTGCCCGCGCTGCCCAAGGAGATGGCGGAGGGCACGCGGCGCGGCAACACGGTGGAGCGGGAGTCCGTGGACCTGGTCGAGGCGGCGCTGCTCAAGGACAAGGTGGGCGAGGTCTTCGACGGCTACGTGGTGGACGTGAAGGAGAACGAACCGGCCACCGGCACCGTCCACATCGACGCCCCGGCGGTCGTCGCCCGCGTCGAGGGCACCGCGCCCCTTCCCCTGGGCGAGCGCCTGCGCGTCCGCCTCGCCCAGGCCGCCCCGGGCACGGCGAAGCCCCTGTTCGTCCCGGCCTGACGGCGTCTCGTACGATCGCGAGTTCGGCCCCCGCGCCCCGCGCCCGTACGACGGAAGGACCGGCGTGACCGACCGCGCCCGCCAGCACCAGATCCTGGCCGCCGCCCGCATGCTCCTGGAGCAGGAGGGCCCGGAGGCGCTGACCATGCGCCGGCTCGCGGGCCTGCTCGGCATCACGGCCCCGTCCCTCTACAAGCACTTCCCGGACAAGTCCTCGGTGGTGGACGCGCTGGCCGACGCGATGCTGACGGAGACCGCCGAGGCCCTGGAGGCGGCGGAGACGGCCGCCCCGGGCTCCTTCCCCGCCCTGGCCACGGCCTACCGCGCCCACGCCCTGGCCCACCCCCACCTCTACCGCCTCACCACGTCCCGCCCCCATCCCCAGGACGTGGAGGACCGCGCCACGGCCCCCTCTTCCGCGCCCTGGCCCCGGACACCCACCTGGCCCGCGCGGCCTGGGCCTTCGCCCACGGCATGGTCATGATGGAACTCAACGGCCGCTTCCCGACCCCGGAGTCCGTCACCACGGCCTGGACGGCGGGCATCACCGCGCTGGCGTCGAGCCGCCTCTGACCGCGCGGGGCCCTCCTGTGCCACGATCGGGGGAAACACTCCCATCTCACGGACGGCTGGTTCCGCGATGGCCCACTCTGGCGAGCGACCGAGGAAGGGGCGTGACATGTCTGCCATGCCGCACGAATCGCTCTCGCAGGCGGACGTCCTGCTTGAGGGCTTCCTGGCGCTGGATACGCCGGAGGGCTTCCGGGCGGAGCTGATCGAGGGGGAGATCGTCGTGACACCGCCGCCGGACGGGGATCATGAGGACTACATCGGGCTCATCCTGGAGCAGGTGATGGCTCATTCCCGCACGAGGATGCAGTTCGCAGGGAACAAGGGCCTGAAACTGAGCAGCGGCGGACGCTGCCCGAAGAACCATGCCATTCCCGACGGCACGTTTGCCCCGAAGGCCCTGCGGCTGTACCGGGGCGCGGCCTCATGGATGCCGTGCGAGGGGGTGGCTCTGGTCGTGGAAGTCACATCGTCCAAGCCGGCCGCCGACCGCGAGGCCAAGCGGCACTGTTACGCGAGGGGCCCGATCCCGCTGTACCTGCTGGTCGACCGGGAGGACTCGTCGGTGACGCTGTTCAGCGACCCGGAGGGCGACGACTACCGCCAGCACTGCACGGTTCCGTTCGGCAAGGCGGTCCGCCTTCCGGAGCCGTTCTCGTTCGACCTGGAGACGGCGGAGTTCATCTGACTCGGCCAGGTAGCATGGGCCCCACGGCAGACGAGCCGGGCGGACGGTCGCGTGGGGGTTTTCGGATCCTCCCGAGGAACGTCCGGGCTCCACAGGGCAGGGTGATGGCTAACGGCCACCCGGGGTGACCCGCGGGACAGTGCCACAGAAAACAGACCGCCCGGGACCTCGGTCCCGGGTAAGGGTGAAACGGTGGTGTAAGAGACCACCAGCGCCTGGGGCGACCCAGGCGGCTAGGTAAACCCCACCCGGAGCAAGGTCAAGAGGGGCCGTCGGAAGACGGCCCTGCGCGAACGTTCGAGGGCTGCCCGCCCGAGTTCGCGGGTAGACCGCACGAGGCCGGCAGCAATGCCGGTCCTAGATGGATGGCCGTCTCCCCGGCCGCCGCGAGGCGACCGGGCGACAGAACCCGGCGTACAGCCCGACTCGTCTGCCGCCACTCGTTTCTCCGCCGCCGTGCGGTGGTCTCCGTACGGTCGAGGGCCCCGCCGGTGCGGACACCGGCGGGGCCCTCGGTGGGTCAGGGCGTTCAGCAGGCGCCCTGGTCCTTCCAGACGCCCCAGTCGCCGGTGCTGCCCGGGGTCTCGTTCTGGGTCCACCACTGGGCCTTGTACTTGCGGCCGTTGTAGGAGACCTCGTTGCCCGCGTTGTAGACCGTGCCGGCCACGTACGCCGGGACCGAGCCGCAGGCACCGGCGGGCGGGTCCGTGGGGTCGGTGGTGGGCGGGGTGGTCGGGTCCGTCGGGTCGGTGGTCGGCGGGGTCGTGGGACCCGTGGTGGTGCCGCCGATCGCGGTGTTGATCTGGTTCAGCAGGGTGGCCTTGTCGTCCAGGCCGAGCAGGGAGTACATCATCGCGCCGGCCAGGCCGCGCTGCTTGGCGTAGTCGGCCCTGGCCTGGATGGACTTCTGGTCCAGGCCCGTGAAGAACTCGCCGTCCTTGTAGAAGTAGGACGCCTTGGCCTCGTCGTCCCAGTACGTCGTCGCCGGGTTGTCGACGATGCCGCCGAGCTCCTTGTAGTGCGCGATGCCGGCCTGCTGGCTGAGCGGGCGGGCGGAGGAGCCGCCGGTCGCGGACTGGGTCAGGCCGTGGGTGGTGCCCGCCGGGACGCCCTTCCAGCCGCGGTAGTAGAGCTCGTAGCCCAGGGTCAGCTTGTTCGCGGGGAAGCCGCCGGCGATGCCGTAGGCCGGCTTGCCGTCGAGCCAGGAGTCGACCGCGTTGTCGATCGAGTACTTCTCGGTGCCGGGCGCGACCGGGTCGGACGGGTCGTTGGAGCCCGAGTAGAGCGGGGACTGGTGGTACGTCGGCCCGTCGCCGTCCCAGGCGCCGTGCATGTCGTACGTCATCAGGTTCGCGTAGTCGAGGTACTGGCCGATCTTGTCGGTCTCGATGTTCGCGATCTTGTCCTGGCCGGCCCCGAAGGCGGCGGTCAGCAGGTACTTCTTGCCGCCGTTGGCAGCGCCGTACGCGTCGAGCTGCTTACGGAACTCGGCGAGCAGCAGCGTGAAGTTCCGCTTGTCCTCGGGGGCGTAGTGGTTGCCCAGGTGGCCGCCCGCGGAGGCGGGGTACTCCCAGTCGATGTCGATGCCGTCGAAGATGCCGGCCGCCGAACCGGCGCCGCCGAAGCCGCCCTCGACGGGCAGGTTGCCCTTGATGTACTGGTCGATGCAGGAGGAGACCAGCTTCTTGCGGCTCGCGTCCGTCTTCGCCGCGTCGCTGAAGTACTTGGAGTACGTCCAGCCGCCCAGCGAGATGTTGATCTTCAGGTGGGGGTACTTCGCCTTCAGCTCCTTGAACTGGTTGAAGACGCCCACGATCGGCTGGTCCCACTTGTCGGCCACGCCGTCGACGCTGTCCGCCGCGCTGAAGGACTTCTGGTAGTCGGCGTACGAGTCGCCCGCGCCGTCACCCGCGTTGGGGTTGTTGTCGTCGCCCGCCGCCTTGTTGGCCTCGAAGCACGTCAGGTCCGTCGGGTGGATGTTGCCGAAGGAGTAGTTGATGATGTCCAGCTTGCCGGCGATGCCCCGGGTGTCGAGCTGCTTCGGATAGAAGGCGTTGCCGTAGACGCTCCACTGGTCGTAGTACGCGATGCGCACGCCGCCGGAGGAAGCGGAAGCCGGTGCGTCGGCCGCCTGGGCCGAGCCGATGCCGACGGTCGCGGCGAGGCCGCCGGTGGCGAGGGCCGTGCTCAGGAGCGCGGCGATCAGAGTTC from Streptomyces drozdowiczii carries:
- a CDS encoding RNB domain-containing ribonuclease; translated protein: MTGAAETPLRAALRGLRTELSLPDDFPPDVLAEAADAARGPELGGHADATDLPLFTIDPPTSTDLDQAMHLERRAHGYRVHYAIADVAAFVRPGGALDAEAHRRVTTLYFPDGRVPLHPEVLSEDAASLLPGRVRPAVLWEIDLDPEGAAVATRVRRALVRSRAKLDYAGVQRRIDAGTAEEPLALLRDIGTLREEQEVARGGISLNVPEQEITEHHGTYGLAYRAPLPADGWNAQISLLTGTAAAHLMAESGTGILRTLPVAPDGAVARLRRSAEALHIDWPHHVPYARLVRSLDPGRTDHAAFLQDCTTLLRGAGYTVFDGGDLPVPAVHAAVADLYTHCTAPLRRLVDRYASELCVAACEDRDPPEWVLAALPALPKEMAEGTRRGNTVERESVDLVEAALLKDKVGEVFDGYVVDVKENEPATGTVHIDAPAVVARVEGTAPLPLGERLRVRLAQAAPGTAKPLFVPA
- a CDS encoding Uma2 family endonuclease, which gives rise to MPHESLSQADVLLEGFLALDTPEGFRAELIEGEIVVTPPPDGDHEDYIGLILEQVMAHSRTRMQFAGNKGLKLSSGGRCPKNHAIPDGTFAPKALRLYRGAASWMPCEGVALVVEVTSSKPAADREAKRHCYARGPIPLYLLVDREDSSVTLFSDPEGDDYRQHCTVPFGKAVRLPEPFSFDLETAEFI
- a CDS encoding glycosyl hydrolase family 18 protein, with translation MHPRRTLIAALLSTALATGGLAATVGIGSAQAADAPASASSGGVRIAYYDQWSVYGNAFYPKQLDTRGIAGKLDIINYSFGNIHPTDLTCFEANKAAGDDNNPNAGDGAGDSYADYQKSFSAADSVDGVADKWDQPIVGVFNQFKELKAKYPHLKINISLGGWTYSKYFSDAAKTDASRKKLVSSCIDQYIKGNLPVEGGFGGAGSAAGIFDGIDIDWEYPASAGGHLGNHYAPEDKRNFTLLLAEFRKQLDAYGAANGGKKYLLTAAFGAGQDKIANIETDKIGQYLDYANLMTYDMHGAWDGDGPTYHQSPLYSGSNDPSDPVAPGTEKYSIDNAVDSWLDGKPAYGIAGGFPANKLTLGYELYYRGWKGVPAGTTHGLTQSATGGSSARPLSQQAGIAHYKELGGIVDNPATTYWDDEAKASYFYKDGEFFTGLDQKSIQARADYAKQRGLAGAMMYSLLGLDDKATLLNQINTAIGGTTTGPTTPPTTDPTDPTTPPTTDPTDPPAGACGSVPAYVAGTVYNAGNEVSYNGRKYKAQWWTQNETPGSTGDWGVWKDQGAC